From Woronichinia naegeliana WA131, the proteins below share one genomic window:
- a CDS encoding polysaccharide biosynthesis protein: MYNPVLRYTGMEFISMAAQAVILSSGILVFLGYLQGNWPLPRSVLAIDALLTLVLIVFSRILIGRLFRELKDRVGNHQERQKLVIYGAGDAGSQLARALLYESQYEIVGFVDDNPDLRRQVIQGFKVFSPNDLNKLYQKYAFDLVVLAMTDLSKTRRREIVESLEQLPIVVKTVPPMAKLVSGDVSISHLRNIDVTELLGREEVLPYPELLHINITGKSVLVTGAGGSIGSELCRQIAQLEPKCLILYEMSEFALYSIDTELTETYPQLSCVAYLGNINDEFHLQTVLRKHSVDTIYHAAAYKHVPIVEANPALGIHNNVRGSLTVARSAIACQVSNMVLISTDKAVRPTNIMGASKRIAELVVQSLADLGDHGTCFTCVRFGNVLDSSGSVVPRFRKQLAEGHALTVTHPDVTRYFMSIPEAVRLVIQAGAMAVGGEVFLLDMGEPIRIYDLAVQMIRLSGLELGKDMDIQITGLRPGEKLYEELLIDKTKATATHHPRIFCAQEYRWPWNDLEPQLERLLMATQTYNLSDLMVILKKLVPEYQPPCLSEEIMQSQKNPN; the protein is encoded by the coding sequence ATGTATAACCCCGTCCTACGCTACACAGGCATGGAGTTTATTTCAATGGCGGCTCAAGCAGTAATTTTAAGTTCGGGTATTTTAGTTTTTTTGGGTTATCTACAAGGGAACTGGCCACTTCCTCGTTCTGTCCTTGCCATTGATGCTCTCTTGACCCTAGTATTGATTGTCTTTTCCCGTATTTTGATTGGACGTTTATTTCGAGAACTCAAGGATCGCGTTGGTAATCATCAAGAAAGACAAAAACTGGTGATCTATGGAGCAGGAGATGCGGGTTCTCAATTAGCTCGTGCATTGCTCTACGAATCCCAATATGAAATTGTGGGTTTTGTCGATGATAATCCCGATCTTCGTCGTCAGGTTATCCAAGGGTTTAAGGTTTTTTCGCCCAATGACTTAAATAAGCTTTACCAAAAATATGCTTTTGACCTAGTGGTCTTGGCCATGACCGATTTAAGCAAAACTCGTCGTCGAGAAATTGTGGAAAGTCTGGAGCAATTACCCATAGTGGTAAAAACAGTACCACCGATGGCGAAATTAGTGTCTGGTGATGTTTCCATCAGTCATCTTCGCAATATTGACGTGACTGAATTATTGGGGCGAGAAGAGGTTCTGCCCTACCCAGAACTGCTTCACATTAATATTACGGGCAAAAGTGTGCTGGTCACGGGGGCTGGTGGCTCGATCGGTTCTGAGTTATGTCGGCAAATTGCTCAACTTGAACCCAAGTGCCTAATCCTCTACGAAATGAGTGAATTCGCACTTTATAGTATTGACACTGAATTAACGGAAACCTATCCCCAACTCTCCTGTGTGGCCTACCTCGGCAATATTAATGATGAGTTTCATCTGCAAACCGTTTTACGAAAACATAGTGTTGATACGATCTATCATGCAGCGGCCTATAAGCACGTTCCTATTGTGGAAGCCAATCCAGCTTTAGGGATTCACAACAATGTTCGTGGCAGTTTAACGGTGGCTCGCTCCGCGATCGCCTGTCAAGTGTCCAATATGGTCTTAATTTCCACCGATAAGGCCGTCAGACCGACCAATATTATGGGAGCCAGCAAACGCATTGCCGAATTAGTGGTTCAATCCTTAGCGGATTTAGGCGATCATGGAACCTGTTTTACCTGTGTTCGATTTGGTAATGTTTTGGATAGTAGTGGTTCAGTAGTTCCCCGCTTTCGGAAACAATTAGCGGAAGGTCATGCCTTAACGGTGACTCATCCCGATGTAACGCGCTATTTCATGTCTATCCCCGAAGCCGTCCGTTTAGTCATTCAAGCTGGAGCAATGGCTGTTGGGGGTGAGGTCTTTTTGTTAGATATGGGAGAACCGATTCGTATTTATGATTTAGCCGTACAGATGATCCGCCTGAGTGGATTAGAACTGGGAAAAGATATGGACATTCAGATCACCGGTTTACGACCAGGCGAAAAACTCTATGAAGAGTTATTAATCGACAAAACAAAAGCAACAGCTACCCATCATCCTCGCATTTTCTGTGCCCAGGAATATCGTTGGCCGTGGAATGATCTTGAACCGCAGTTAGAACGGTTATTGATGGCAACTCAAACCTATAATCTTTCAGACTTAATGGTGATCCTCAAAAAGTTAGTGCCGGAATATCAACCACCTTGTCTTTCAGAGGAGATCATGCAGTCTCAAAAGAACCCCAATTAG
- a CDS encoding NAD(P)/FAD-dependent oxidoreductase gives MDRQPSKNFFTTLPTVIIGAGFTGLFTALHLRNQNYLCDLILIDPQKQFVFKPMLYELLTEELPEKVVCPDYAELLQGSDINFVEDRVVKLDLQQKQLELATGHSYSYRYLVLAIGSSQGYLGTEGARENAFAFRSRQEALTLRQHLQTCLQRARELEDREDGDGESKKSLLTFVIVGAGPSGVEMAATLADLLPYWYDRLGGNIHEIKLILINHADRILAGDANAHLQQEALQALQKRTIPVELRLGVSVKSVSSDRLTYQNKDREEVLSLPTQTTIWTAGTANNPLLESISAQIPSEHLNRHGQPIVSQTLQLLDFPEVFAAGDCVQVQDQNQPALAQVAYQQGAAIAHNLMALSQNHPLQISNAQLRGTLMKWV, from the coding sequence ATGGATCGACAGCCAAGCAAGAACTTTTTTACTACACTGCCAACAGTTATCATTGGTGCGGGCTTTACGGGGCTATTCACCGCATTGCATCTCCGTAATCAAAATTATCTTTGCGATCTGATTTTGATCGATCCCCAAAAGCAGTTTGTTTTTAAGCCCATGCTCTATGAACTGCTCACCGAGGAATTACCGGAAAAGGTGGTTTGTCCAGATTACGCAGAACTTCTCCAAGGCAGTGATATTAACTTTGTCGAAGATCGGGTCGTCAAGTTAGATCTCCAGCAAAAACAACTGGAATTAGCCACAGGTCACTCCTATTCCTATCGTTATTTAGTGTTAGCTATTGGTTCAAGTCAGGGCTATTTGGGGACAGAGGGAGCTAGGGAAAATGCTTTTGCTTTTCGATCGCGGCAAGAGGCTCTTACCCTAAGACAGCATTTACAGACTTGTTTACAACGGGCCAGGGAGCTTGAGGATAGGGAGGATGGGGATGGGGAGAGCAAAAAATCGCTGTTAACCTTTGTGATTGTGGGCGCGGGGCCATCGGGAGTGGAAATGGCAGCCACCTTAGCGGACTTATTACCCTATTGGTATGATCGCTTGGGGGGAAATATTCATGAAATCAAGCTTATTTTGATTAATCATGCCGATCGCATTTTGGCGGGGGATGCTAATGCTCATCTGCAACAGGAAGCTTTACAGGCTCTACAAAAACGTACGATTCCCGTTGAGCTACGGCTAGGAGTCTCTGTTAAATCCGTCAGCAGCGATCGCTTAACTTACCAAAACAAAGACAGGGAAGAAGTGCTGAGTTTACCGACCCAAACGACGATTTGGACAGCCGGAACAGCCAATAATCCCCTCCTAGAAAGTATTAGTGCCCAAATTCCGAGCGAACACCTGAATCGACATGGGCAACCTATCGTCAGTCAGACCTTGCAATTACTGGATTTTCCAGAGGTTTTTGCCGCCGGAGATTGTGTCCAGGTTCAAGACCAAAACCAACCCGCCTTGGCCCAGGTGGCCTATCAACAGGGAGCAGCGATCGCCCATAATTTGATGGCCCTAAGTCAAAATCATCCCCTTCAGATCTCTAACGCCCAACTGCGTGGGACTCTGATGAAATGGGTGTGA
- a CDS encoding DUF2231 domain-containing protein: MLPLNDQNLPYPDTLHPIIVHFVIAMVLFAYVCDLVGYFTRNYRLLEVSWWNLVVASVAIFFAVIFGEFEAALAQAYPAAQPVLDWHTINGWSLSALLVALTAWRGVIRVRNPLKVPAAYLGAATLLIFLIALQIYLGCLVDWVFGLHTVPVVQAIREGRLK, encoded by the coding sequence ATGTTGCCCCTGAACGATCAAAACCTGCCCTATCCCGACACCTTGCATCCGATCATCGTCCATTTTGTGATTGCAATGGTACTTTTTGCCTATGTCTGTGATCTGGTGGGTTATTTTACCCGTAACTATCGGCTATTGGAAGTGAGTTGGTGGAATTTAGTGGTTGCCTCCGTTGCTATTTTTTTTGCTGTCATTTTTGGGGAATTTGAAGCGGCCTTGGCTCAAGCTTACCCTGCGGCCCAACCCGTTCTCGATTGGCATACCATCAATGGTTGGTCATTGTCTGCCCTCTTAGTGGCTTTAACCGCTTGGCGAGGCGTGATTCGGGTTCGCAATCCCTTAAAAGTTCCTGCTGCCTATTTGGGAGCCGCCACCCTATTAATTTTTCTGATTGCCCTACAAATCTATTTAGGTTGTCTGGTGGATTGGGTTTTTGGTTTACACACTGTCCCGGTTGTCCAAGCGATTAGAGAGGGTCGATTGAAATGA
- a CDS encoding DUF2231 domain-containing protein encodes MNPDLIEQLKQLNLEMGVNGLPYRFPLHPNLVHLTLGLFIIAIIFDFAGTFFPLEKPMLKFLGIPANRHNFFDVGWYNALAASLISFFTVAAGFFEILLADAPATMGSDWGLGAGTTLFLHGVGGVLLLIMMVAMTIWRGYQRFVWRKNQARQVQWSYLIAGFLILIYMALHGTLGAQLGAEFGVHNTAAHLLRLGKNPNQILR; translated from the coding sequence ATGAATCCGGATCTGATTGAACAACTCAAACAATTAAATCTGGAAATGGGGGTTAATGGACTACCTTACCGTTTTCCCCTGCATCCTAATTTAGTGCATTTAACCCTGGGACTGTTTATTATTGCCATTATTTTTGACTTTGCTGGCACTTTTTTCCCGTTAGAAAAACCAATGCTTAAATTCCTAGGAATACCCGCCAATCGTCATAATTTCTTTGATGTGGGTTGGTACAATGCGTTGGCAGCTTCCTTGATTAGTTTTTTTACCGTTGCGGCGGGCTTTTTTGAAATCCTCTTGGCCGACGCGCCAGCCACAATGGGGAGTGATTGGGGATTGGGAGCCGGAACAACCTTATTTTTACATGGAGTGGGTGGAGTCTTACTCTTAATTATGATGGTGGCCATGACCATTTGGCGGGGTTATCAACGCTTTGTTTGGCGAAAAAACCAGGCTCGACAGGTGCAGTGGAGTTATTTGATCGCAGGTTTTCTAATATTAATTTATATGGCATTACATGGGACTTTAGGGGCGCAGTTAGGAGCAGAATTCGGTGTCCATAATACCGCCGCTCATTTATTACGTTTAGGGAAAAATCCCAATCAAATTTTACGATAA
- a CDS encoding cytochrome c oxidase subunit II yields MKTFNIIILTLSVLAIILISHWLGQQAYQWLPSSAAIEAEPIGDLFSFLVTLGSIIFFGVTGVLSYSLLFYRAAKNDVSDGPALKGNNQLEVIWTVIPLLLVTWIAVYSYHIYQRMNVLGPLPMVDHFMETPAYAQTDSAVPQPVEKIDVLAKQWAWSFHYRDRQVTSSELHLPVNHPVQLSLTSADVLHGFYVPNFRIKQDIVPNRTIEFKFTPNRIGQYQLQDSQFSGTYFATMNAPVYVESTASYEQWLRKAAQKPLVPAQNAAKTEHEQNQSSVIHSHWQTVKPNIPSPVNAIK; encoded by the coding sequence ATGAAAACGTTTAATATTATTATCTTAACTCTCTCAGTATTAGCCATTATTTTGATCAGTCATTGGCTAGGACAACAAGCCTATCAATGGCTCCCCTCTTCGGCCGCGATCGAAGCAGAACCGATTGGCGATTTATTTAGTTTTCTGGTCACGCTAGGATCTATTATTTTTTTCGGAGTAACGGGGGTTTTGAGTTATTCTTTACTTTTTTATCGAGCAGCAAAAAATGATGTTAGTGATGGCCCAGCCCTTAAAGGGAACAATCAATTAGAAGTGATTTGGACAGTCATTCCCCTATTACTGGTCACCTGGATTGCGGTTTATAGCTATCACATCTATCAACGCATGAATGTGTTAGGCCCCTTACCGATGGTTGATCATTTTATGGAAACGCCTGCCTATGCTCAAACCGATTCTGCCGTCCCTCAACCCGTCGAAAAAATAGACGTTTTGGCTAAACAATGGGCTTGGTCTTTTCATTATCGCGATCGCCAGGTTACCAGTTCAGAGTTACATTTACCGGTCAATCATCCTGTACAGTTGTCCCTAACTTCCGCCGATGTTCTGCATGGTTTCTATGTCCCGAACTTTCGCATTAAACAGGATATTGTTCCTAACCGTACCATCGAGTTTAAATTTACACCAAATCGGATTGGCCAGTATCAACTTCAGGACTCTCAATTCAGTGGCACTTATTTCGCGACCATGAATGCCCCAGTTTATGTGGAATCGACAGCCAGCTATGAGCAATGGTTAAGGAAAGCAGCCCAAAAGCCCCTCGTCCCTGCCCAGAATGCCGCTAAAACCGAGCATGAACAAAATCAAAGTTCTGTAATTCATAGTCATTGGCAGACGGTTAAACCTAATATACCAAGCCCTGTTAATGCGATTAAGTAA
- a CDS encoding DEAD/DEAH box helicase — translation MKILHGTWIPHHDDSFVQSGAFALWIETDTNGKKNKNLSGDHAPTHLPAAELADFLINELGIKTSPYFKLTNYLSPKYFILPTADGQPLPSPELSRYLEDANELEAQTWQAWEIDCYLVPLALEPWSSNYPKVSTLIKFLNDLYFLTRYNLGDFQLGSDLLFWHYYLHLFSGIILKDQYIPALKYRESSLGKGDAEGTLRDRAKKQSKTQAKTAAFEIYPGWEILGESYADNLQQAVSFMPLACVAGLDYKPSELIFYDRETLLRHFSEVLLHSTLKHIALPATFEKKLGEDSLISRCLASDTDQSPATDVGTYKQYQQWQDWKTKLIGVQAESSFYLCFKLKEGSETSPNDWQIEFLVALKTDPSLKLALNDYWYRGDKRKKEIQQQFGSEFEKELILQLGYAARIYPAIWKGLETDKPTGFKLTLEESFTFLKETAWILEDSGYKVIVPAWWTPTGRQRAKLRLKASGKKSAPKSAGKGIFSLENIIEYHYELSLGDQVISEKEWQQLVKAKSPLIKFRGQWVELDQEQMAKMLTFWQSQQQENPEMTLLELLQKASENPDTLEVETDATLAEMMAKLQNPSQMEPIENPEQLQGNLREYQKRGVAWIQFLENLGLNGCLADDMGLGKSIQVIARLIQEREQADLANSIAPTLLVAPTSVVGNWQKELEKFAPHLKSLIHHGSKRYQNEAEFKAACLEQDVIITSFTLVRKDAKLFNSLTWQRIVLDEAQNIKNPQAAQTKAILKLEANYRLALTGTPVENRLLDLWSIFNFLNPGYLGKEPQFRKIFEIPIQRQGDRVQSATLKKLVEPFILRRVKTDKQIIKDLPDKVEHKQYCNLTKEQASLYEVVVKDVSKQLEEVEGIQRKGLMLSTLMKLKQICNHPRQFLQDNSDFTSERSHKLERLGEMLEEVLAEGESLLIFTQFTEIGDALNSFIKHRFHCNTFYLHGGTSRQKREKMITEFQDPETDPSAFVLSLKAGGVGITLTKANHVFHFDRWWNPAVEDQATDRAFRIGQQKNVFVHKFVTLGTLEEKIDQMIEEKKKMAGLIVGNDESWLTELDNDSFKELIALNKQTIV, via the coding sequence ATGAAAATCCTTCACGGAACTTGGATTCCGCACCATGACGATAGTTTTGTTCAGTCTGGTGCGTTTGCGCTTTGGATAGAGACGGATACGAACGGTAAAAAGAATAAAAATCTTAGCGGAGACCACGCCCCCACCCATCTCCCCGCAGCCGAATTAGCTGATTTTTTAATCAATGAATTAGGCATTAAGACATCACCCTATTTTAAATTAACGAATTATCTCTCCCCCAAATATTTTATTCTACCGACCGCCGATGGCCAGCCCCTTCCCTCCCCAGAATTAAGCCGTTATTTGGAAGATGCCAATGAGCTTGAAGCCCAAACCTGGCAAGCCTGGGAAATTGATTGTTACCTAGTGCCTCTCGCTCTCGAACCCTGGTCGTCAAACTATCCTAAAGTCAGTACCTTAATTAAGTTTTTAAATGATTTATATTTTTTAACCCGCTACAATTTGGGGGATTTTCAACTAGGTTCAGACTTATTATTTTGGCATTACTATTTACACCTATTCTCAGGCATTATTTTAAAAGATCAATATATTCCGGCTCTAAAGTATCGGGAATCGAGTTTAGGGAAAGGCGATGCCGAAGGCACACTTCGTGACCGCGCTAAAAAACAAAGTAAAACCCAAGCTAAAACAGCCGCCTTTGAGATCTATCCTGGCTGGGAAATTTTAGGTGAATCCTACGCAGACAATTTGCAACAGGCTGTTAGTTTTATGCCTTTGGCTTGTGTCGCAGGCTTAGATTACAAACCTTCTGAACTAATCTTTTATGATCGCGAAACCCTATTACGTCATTTCTCCGAAGTTTTACTACATAGCACGCTCAAGCATATTGCTCTACCCGCTACCTTTGAGAAAAAATTAGGAGAAGATTCCCTGATCTCACGATGTTTGGCCAGTGATACCGATCAGTCACCGGCCACCGATGTCGGTACTTATAAACAGTATCAACAATGGCAAGATTGGAAGACAAAACTTATTGGCGTACAGGCTGAATCCAGTTTTTACCTCTGTTTTAAATTAAAAGAAGGTTCAGAGACATCGCCTAATGATTGGCAAATAGAATTTTTAGTTGCCCTGAAAACCGACCCCTCTCTCAAACTTGCCCTTAATGATTATTGGTATCGAGGGGACAAAAGGAAAAAAGAAATTCAACAACAATTTGGCAGTGAATTTGAAAAGGAACTCATTTTACAATTAGGTTATGCAGCCCGTATCTATCCGGCGATTTGGAAAGGATTAGAAACCGATAAGCCCACTGGTTTCAAATTAACGCTAGAAGAGTCTTTTACTTTTCTAAAAGAAACAGCTTGGATTTTAGAAGACTCAGGTTATAAGGTTATTGTCCCCGCCTGGTGGACTCCCACTGGACGACAACGGGCAAAACTGCGTCTCAAAGCTTCAGGGAAAAAATCGGCTCCTAAATCTGCGGGTAAAGGGATTTTTAGCCTGGAAAATATTATTGAATATCACTATGAATTGTCTCTAGGAGATCAAGTCATTTCTGAAAAAGAATGGCAACAATTGGTCAAAGCCAAAAGCCCATTAATCAAATTTCGCGGGCAATGGGTGGAATTAGACCAAGAACAAATGGCTAAAATGCTGACTTTCTGGCAAAGTCAACAGCAGGAAAATCCTGAAATGACCTTGTTGGAATTACTCCAAAAAGCCTCGGAAAATCCAGATACGCTAGAAGTGGAAACCGATGCAACCTTGGCAGAAATGATGGCAAAATTGCAAAATCCTAGTCAGATGGAACCCATAGAAAACCCCGAACAATTGCAGGGGAATTTAAGAGAATATCAAAAACGGGGTGTGGCTTGGATCCAATTTTTAGAGAATTTGGGTTTAAATGGTTGTTTAGCTGATGATATGGGTTTAGGTAAATCGATTCAAGTCATTGCCCGATTGATTCAAGAACGTGAGCAGGCTGATCTAGCGAATAGTATTGCTCCAACCCTTTTAGTTGCCCCGACTTCAGTGGTGGGTAACTGGCAAAAGGAACTGGAAAAATTTGCTCCCCATCTCAAAAGTTTAATTCATCATGGCAGTAAACGTTATCAGAATGAAGCTGAATTTAAAGCCGCTTGTTTAGAGCAAGATGTGATTATTACGTCTTTTACTCTAGTTCGGAAAGATGCCAAATTATTTAATAGTCTGACCTGGCAACGGATTGTTTTAGATGAAGCTCAAAATATTAAAAATCCTCAAGCGGCTCAAACGAAGGCAATCTTAAAACTTGAGGCTAATTATCGTCTCGCCTTAACGGGAACCCCCGTTGAAAATCGCTTACTGGATCTCTGGTCAATTTTTAATTTTCTCAATCCGGGTTATCTTGGCAAAGAGCCTCAGTTTCGGAAAATCTTTGAAATTCCGATCCAACGTCAAGGCGATCGCGTCCAATCGGCTACTTTGAAAAAATTAGTGGAGCCATTTATTCTGCGACGGGTCAAAACCGACAAGCAAATTATCAAGGATTTACCGGATAAAGTGGAACATAAACAATACTGTAACCTCACCAAGGAACAGGCCTCTTTGTATGAAGTAGTGGTAAAAGATGTTAGCAAACAATTAGAAGAGGTAGAAGGGATTCAACGCAAGGGTTTAATGCTCTCCACCTTGATGAAACTGAAGCAAATTTGTAATCATCCTCGTCAATTTCTTCAGGATAATAGCGATTTTACCAGTGAGCGATCGCATAAATTGGAGCGTTTAGGGGAAATGCTGGAGGAGGTCTTGGCGGAAGGGGAAAGTCTGTTGATTTTTACCCAATTTACCGAGATTGGAGACGCCTTAAATTCTTTTATCAAACATCGATTTCACTGTAATACCTTCTATTTGCATGGTGGTACGAGTCGTCAAAAGCGGGAAAAAATGATTACCGAATTTCAAGATCCTGAAACCGATCCTTCGGCCTTTGTCCTTTCCCTCAAGGCGGGCGGGGTTGGTATTACCCTCACCAAAGCGAATCATGTTTTCCACTTTGATCGTTGGTGGAATCCGGCGGTAGAAGATCAGGCAACGGATCGGGCTTTTCGGATTGGACAACAAAAAAATGTCTTTGTTCATAAATTTGTCACCCTAGGAACCTTGGAGGAAAAAATCGATCAAATGATTGAGGAAAAGAAAAAAATGGCTGGTTTAATTGTTGGCAACGATGAATCCTGGCTAACGGAATTGGACAACGACAGTTTTAAGGAACTGATTGCTTTAAATAAGCAAACTATTGTCTAA
- a CDS encoding SWIM zinc finger family protein, translating into MAQFSKTWWGKRFIDALESFTDSARLGRGRSYARNGKIKSYEIKDGVITAKVRGSVNPYFGVYKEPTYNTKIEIKAISRQDWSKAIAYLGSKASLIAKLLMNEVPDNIDEAFSELNLQLLPRDRRDFKTTCSCPDSSNPCKHIAGVYYLVASELDRDPFLLFELRGISRTTLQQELAKSPLGKLLSASFDESEFVAQAVPSYFTQPKTGATPAVGELKDFWLGEKRVPQSLEPITPAIVPALLVKKGGDFPAFWTQDSSFLSIMEEFYERIRAKFTIN; encoded by the coding sequence ATGGCACAATTCAGCAAAACCTGGTGGGGCAAACGTTTTATTGATGCGCTGGAATCCTTTACTGATTCTGCCCGTCTGGGACGAGGACGCTCCTATGCTCGTAATGGCAAAATTAAAAGCTACGAAATTAAGGATGGTGTAATTACAGCCAAGGTGCGGGGGTCAGTGAATCCCTATTTTGGGGTTTATAAAGAGCCGACCTATAACACTAAAATTGAAATTAAAGCTATTTCGCGTCAGGATTGGTCAAAGGCGATCGCCTATCTTGGCTCTAAAGCTAGTTTAATTGCGAAGTTATTAATGAATGAGGTTCCTGATAATATTGATGAAGCTTTTTCGGAACTCAACTTACAACTTCTGCCCCGCGATCGCCGTGATTTTAAGACCACTTGTTCCTGTCCCGATTCGAGTAATCCCTGTAAACATATTGCAGGTGTTTATTATTTGGTTGCGTCGGAATTAGACCGCGATCCTTTTTTATTATTTGAACTGCGAGGCATCAGCCGCACCACTTTACAGCAGGAATTGGCTAAGTCTCCCCTAGGAAAATTACTGTCTGCTTCCTTTGATGAGTCGGAATTTGTTGCCCAGGCTGTACCGTCCTATTTTACTCAGCCGAAAACAGGGGCGACTCCGGCGGTGGGCGAATTGAAGGATTTTTGGTTAGGAGAAAAGCGCGTTCCTCAATCCTTAGAACCGATTACACCGGCGATCGTGCCAGCCCTTTTAGTGAAAAAAGGAGGCGATTTTCCCGCTTTTTGGACTCAGGACTCTTCTTTTCTTAGCATCATGGAAGAATTTTATGAACGGATCAGAGCAAAATTTACGATTAACTAA
- a CDS encoding amino acid ABC transporter substrate-binding protein has translation MKKALVALSVLIALSIPTPSWAGTVLDRIKQTGTINAGTRKDAVPFGYLDKKGQWVGYSVDILELIRKQAEKQLGKPIKLNLIEATAGDRFNKIKNGTIDVECASTTFTWKRTQEVDFSVSYFADGTKILTNPKSGMESLESLAGRKVGVIPNTTNERAIKLQQPAAQLVAVQDQSDGLAKLEKGEIEAFAGDGIVLEGLKKGAKNPKSLVVVPTLPYQYESYACSLPKDDSDWRNLVNYALVQYMEGIVSDQTAAVQVFDKWFGEDGVAPYPRDTINEYFQGIINGYEWIPIIDY, from the coding sequence ATGAAAAAAGCCCTAGTCGCCTTATCTGTTCTAATCGCCCTCTCAATTCCGACACCGAGTTGGGCGGGAACGGTGCTAGATCGGATTAAACAGACAGGCACGATCAATGCTGGCACTCGTAAGGATGCGGTTCCTTTTGGCTATCTGGACAAGAAGGGTCAGTGGGTCGGTTATTCAGTGGACATTTTAGAACTGATTCGCAAACAGGCAGAAAAACAACTCGGCAAGCCCATTAAACTGAATCTCATTGAAGCAACAGCCGGCGATCGCTTTAATAAAATCAAAAATGGCACTATTGACGTTGAGTGTGCTTCTACTACCTTTACCTGGAAACGAACCCAAGAAGTGGATTTTTCGGTCAGTTATTTTGCCGATGGCACGAAGATTTTAACCAATCCCAAGTCCGGCATGGAATCCCTAGAATCTTTAGCCGGTAGAAAAGTAGGTGTCATTCCCAATACAACTAATGAACGGGCGATCAAACTTCAACAACCGGCTGCCCAATTAGTAGCAGTACAGGATCAAAGTGATGGACTGGCTAAATTAGAAAAGGGCGAAATTGAAGCCTTTGCTGGGGATGGCATTGTTCTAGAAGGCTTAAAAAAAGGAGCTAAAAATCCTAAAAGTTTAGTCGTCGTTCCTACCCTGCCCTATCAGTATGAGTCCTATGCCTGTTCTTTGCCGAAAGATGATTCGGACTGGCGTAATTTGGTGAATTATGCCCTAGTGCAGTATATGGAAGGCATTGTCAGCGATCAGACGGCAGCCGTTCAGGTTTTTGATAAATGGTTTGGAGAAGATGGCGTAGCACCCTATCCGAGAGACACCATTAATGAGTATTTTCAAGGCATTATTAATGGTTATGAATGGATTCCCATTATTGATTACTAA
- the trpD gene encoding anthranilate phosphoribosyltransferase, which produces MNQDSAFWSDLLQQLLDRQSLDQSQAAQLMLGWLDEAIAPVLSGAILAALQAKGVSASELAGMAQILQAQSLPFSIETRTMPLVDTCGTGGDGSSTFNISTAVAFVTAAAGVKVAKHGNRSASSKVGSADVLESLGINLSADPAKVAAAVETVGITFLFAPGWHPALKSVATLRKTLKIRTIFNLLGPLVNPLRPTGQVIGVYSDRFLTVMADALQRLGIEQAIIVHGRERLDEAGLGDRTDMALLNGESRSVATLDPQQLGLTPASLESLKGGEVAENVRILTQVLQGKGTLAQTEAVALNASLALQVGKAVTWGDHPQGIAIAKDILASGAAWQTLEHLVKFLLL; this is translated from the coding sequence GTGAATCAGGATTCTGCTTTTTGGTCTGACCTCCTTCAACAATTACTGGATCGCCAATCCCTTGACCAGTCCCAGGCGGCTCAATTGATGCTCGGTTGGTTAGACGAGGCGATCGCCCCTGTTCTATCCGGTGCAATTTTGGCGGCTCTTCAGGCAAAAGGAGTTTCAGCCAGTGAATTAGCGGGGATGGCCCAAATATTGCAAGCTCAATCTCTACCTTTTAGTATAGAAACGCGAACCATGCCATTAGTGGATACCTGTGGTACAGGAGGGGATGGCAGTTCTACCTTTAATATTTCCACCGCAGTGGCCTTTGTGACCGCCGCCGCCGGTGTAAAAGTGGCTAAACATGGCAATCGTTCCGCCTCCAGTAAGGTGGGTTCAGCCGATGTGTTGGAGTCTTTGGGCATTAATTTGAGTGCTGATCCCGCTAAAGTTGCGGCAGCCGTGGAAACGGTGGGCATTACCTTTCTCTTTGCTCCAGGTTGGCATCCGGCCCTGAAAAGTGTGGCCACTCTGCGAAAAACTTTAAAAATTAGAACTATTTTTAATTTATTGGGGCCGTTAGTAAATCCTTTACGACCCACCGGCCAGGTAATTGGGGTTTATAGTGATCGATTTTTAACGGTAATGGCCGACGCTCTACAACGATTGGGCATTGAACAGGCCATCATTGTGCATGGACGGGAACGCCTTGATGAGGCCGGTTTAGGCGATCGCACTGATATGGCTTTATTGAATGGAGAAAGTCGGTCGGTTGCCACCCTTGATCCTCAACAATTGGGTTTAACACCGGCATCGCTAGAATCCTTAAAAGGGGGAGAAGTGGCAGAAAATGTCAGGATTTTAACCCAGGTTTTACAGGGCAAAGGAACCTTAGCTCAAACTGAGGCGGTGGCCTTGAATGCGTCCCTGGCTTTACAGGTGGGCAAAGCTGTGACCTGGGGAGATCATCCACAGGGAATTGCGATCGCCAAGGATATTTTAGCTAGTGGCGCAGCCTGGCAGACCTTAGAGCATCTCGTTAAATTTCTCTTGCTGTAA